A portion of the Deinococcus planocerae genome contains these proteins:
- a CDS encoding GNAT family N-acetyltransferase encodes MAAAHNRRQPRRAYNLAVLLEGRVVGWLGFGQTPEPSPRRFEFGYALLPSVWGRGSMTETLEAALAFMFGPLGADLVVGACETGNTASVRVMERAGMRLVHTRSEAEAGAAREVCRFVMDRPAWQLVRGTGLP; translated from the coding sequence GTGGCCGCCGCGCACAACCGCCGTCAACCCCGCCGCGCCTACAACCTCGCCGTCCTTCTGGAGGGGCGGGTGGTCGGCTGGCTGGGCTTCGGGCAGACTCCGGAACCCTCACCGCGCCGGTTCGAGTTCGGGTACGCCTTGCTGCCGTCCGTGTGGGGCCGAGGCTCCATGACGGAAACTTTGGAGGCCGCCCTGGCGTTCATGTTCGGCCCGCTGGGGGCGGACCTCGTTGTCGGGGCGTGCGAGACGGGCAACACGGCGTCCGTCCGGGTGATGGAGAGGGCCGGGATGCGTCTGGTTCACACCCGGAGCGAGGCAGAGGCGGGCGCGGCGCGCGAGGTCTGCCGCTTCGTCATGGACCGGCCAGCCTGGCAACTCGTTCGAGGCACCGGCCTCCCCTGA
- a CDS encoding uracil-DNA glycosylase, giving the protein MTEPPGHFKSLHSGRLVVPGWTNLIPGLPDAVEIGFDLGAHDLGREYACLLVEYWATPEDLSLQSVLPVRSFAAAPEGWCVFVPARGRVLVRALDPQPNPPVLVSHWLNIDPQTPEGTVVTVAVSLPPPPSPWQNLPNG; this is encoded by the coding sequence ATGACCGAGCCTCCCGGGCACTTCAAGAGCCTTCACAGCGGGCGCCTCGTGGTTCCGGGGTGGACGAACCTGATTCCCGGCCTGCCCGACGCGGTGGAGATCGGGTTCGACCTCGGCGCCCACGACCTGGGCCGCGAGTACGCCTGCCTGCTCGTGGAGTACTGGGCCACCCCCGAGGACCTGAGCCTCCAGAGCGTCCTGCCGGTGCGCTCCTTCGCCGCCGCGCCGGAGGGCTGGTGCGTGTTCGTGCCCGCGCGGGGCCGGGTGCTCGTGCGGGCCCTCGACCCGCAGCCCAATCCGCCCGTGCTCGTGAGCCACTGGCTGAACATCGACCCGCAGACGCCGGAGGGGACGGTGGTGACGGTCGCGGTGAGTCTGCCCCCTCCTCCCTCGCCGTGGCAGAACCTGCCCAACGGGTGA
- the dnaJ gene encoding molecular chaperone DnaJ yields the protein MDYYELLGVAKSASADEIKSAYRKLALKYHPDRNKEEGAAEQFARINEAYAVLSDPEKRAHYDRFGSAPGNGMPGGDPFGGMGGAGFDPMDIFEQLFGGLGGGRGGRRGPARGDDIETEARVTLLQARAGEEIEVEVDRLTGCEHCHGSRTEPGGKPPKTCSTCGGVGAVRAQARTIFGVVETQQPCPTCRGEGQLIQDPCTVCKGRGRTLGAETVKVKLPRGIDEGYRIRVAGKGNEGPGGNGDLYVHIEMEPHPELRREQEHLIHTAKIGFAKAALGGEVTVPTLDGPQTVEVKPGTGHGELHRLRGQGLPRLQGAGTGDLIVEYEITVPKPGQLSAEAREALHAYARAVGDEVTEQREGFLGKVGKIFRGE from the coding sequence ATGGATTACTACGAACTGCTGGGCGTCGCCAAGTCGGCGAGCGCCGACGAGATCAAGAGCGCGTACCGCAAGCTGGCCCTCAAGTACCACCCCGACCGCAACAAGGAGGAGGGGGCCGCCGAGCAGTTCGCGCGCATCAACGAGGCCTACGCGGTCCTGAGCGACCCCGAAAAGCGCGCCCATTACGACCGCTTCGGCAGCGCGCCCGGTAACGGGATGCCGGGCGGCGACCCCTTCGGCGGGATGGGCGGGGCGGGCTTCGACCCGATGGACATCTTCGAGCAGCTCTTCGGCGGACTCGGGGGCGGTCGCGGGGGCCGACGGGGTCCGGCGCGCGGGGACGACATCGAGACCGAGGCGCGCGTGACCCTGCTCCAGGCCCGCGCGGGCGAGGAGATCGAGGTCGAGGTGGATCGCCTGACGGGCTGCGAGCACTGCCACGGCAGCCGCACCGAGCCCGGCGGCAAGCCCCCCAAGACCTGCTCGACCTGCGGCGGGGTGGGGGCAGTTCGCGCGCAGGCCCGCACGATCTTCGGGGTGGTCGAGACCCAGCAGCCCTGCCCGACCTGCCGCGGCGAGGGCCAGCTTATCCAGGACCCCTGCACGGTCTGCAAGGGCCGGGGCCGCACGCTGGGGGCCGAGACGGTGAAGGTCAAGCTCCCGCGCGGCATCGACGAGGGCTACCGCATCCGGGTGGCGGGCAAGGGCAACGAGGGGCCGGGCGGCAACGGCGACCTCTACGTCCACATCGAAATGGAGCCCCACCCCGAGCTGCGCCGCGAGCAAGAACACCTGATCCACACCGCGAAGATCGGCTTCGCCAAGGCGGCGCTCGGCGGCGAGGTCACGGTGCCCACCCTCGACGGCCCGCAGACCGTGGAGGTCAAACCCGGGACCGGGCACGGCGAACTCCACCGCCTGCGCGGCCAGGGCCTCCCCCGATTGCAGGGGGCCGGGACGGGCGACCTGATCGTCGAGTACGAGATCACGGTCCCCAAGCCCGGCCAGCTCAGCGCCGAGGCGCGGGAAGCCCTGCACGCCTACGCCCGCGCGGTGGGCGACGAGGTGACCGAACAGCGCGAGGGCTTCCTGGGCAAGGT